Genomic segment of Thermoanaerobacterium sp. PSU-2:
GCTAGTCCATATATCAGAAGTTGCTAATACGTATGTAAAAGACATAAACGAGTTTTTGAAAGAAAACGACAAGGTGAAGGTAAAGATTCTTTCTATGGATAAGGGCGGAAGGATAAGCCTATCAATAAAAAGGCTTTGCC
This window contains:
- a CDS encoding S1 RNA-binding domain-containing protein; this encodes MPFQVGEVVEGTVLNITDFGAFVQLPEGKTGLVHISEVANTYVKDINEFLKENDKVKVKILSMDKGGRISLSIKRLC